A region from the Populus trichocarpa isolate Nisqually-1 chromosome 18, P.trichocarpa_v4.1, whole genome shotgun sequence genome encodes:
- the LOC18107674 gene encoding protein BUNDLE SHEATH DEFECTIVE 2, chloroplastic encodes MATVVNSTPLCPSVSLKRPAFIGNSVAGKFLRAKPVFHTCRFPSLEVKATDGSNKSSKGTKPKSIVCADCDGNGAISCTQCKGSGVNSMDHFNGQFKAGGLCWLCRGKREILCGSCNGAGFLGGFMSTFDE; translated from the exons ATGGCAACCGTTGTGAATTCAACACCTCTTTGCCCCTCTGTTTCTCTAAAACGTCCAg CATTCATTGGGAATTCGGTTGCTGGGAAGTTTCTTCGGGCGAAGCCAGTGTTCCATACCTGTAGATTTCCATCCTTGGAGGTCAAG GCTACAGATGGTAGTAACAAAAGCTCCAAAGGCACCAAACCAAAAAGCATAGTCTGTGCTGATTGTGATGGAAATG GTGCAATATCGTGTACTCAATGCAAAGGTTCGGGAGTTAATTCTATGGACCACTTCAATGGACAGTTTAAAGCTGGTGGATTATGTTGGCTCTGCAG AGGTAAAAGGGAGATTTTGTGTGGAAGTTGTAACGGAGCTGGCTTTCTCGGTGGATTCATGAGCACATTTGATGAATAA
- the LOC18107675 gene encoding WD-40 repeat-containing protein MSI4: MEPAATTAQVPKKRGRKPKPKEDQQQQQQQQQQQSAGARMKEGRKAQQPSIDDKYTQWKSLVPVLYDWLANHNLVWPSLSCRWGPQLEQATYKNRQRLYLSEQTDGSVPNTLVIANCDVVKSRVAAAEHISQFNEEARSPFVKKYKTIIHPGEVNRIRELPQNSKIVATHTDSPDVLIWDVEAQPNRHAVLGATNSRPDLILTGHQDNAEFALAMCPTEPYVLSGGKDKLVVLWSIQDHITSSASDPATKSPGSGGSIIKKTGDGSDKATDGPSVGPRGIYQGHEDTVEDVAFCPSSAQEFCSVGDDSCLILWDARAGTSPAIKVERAHNADLHCVDWNPQDDNLILTGSADTSVCMFDRRNLTSNGVGLPVYKFEGHKAAVLCVQWSPDKASVFGSSAEDGLLNIWDYEKVGKKTERPTRAPSSPAGLFFQHAGHRDKVVDFHWNASDPWTVVSVSDDCDTTGGGGTLQIWRMSDLIYRPEDEVLAELEKFKSHVVSCASKP; the protein is encoded by the exons ATGGAACCTGCTGCCACTACTGCTCAAGTGCCAAAGAAGAGAGGCCGAAAACCGAAGCCCAAAGAAgatcaacagcagcagcagcagcagcagcagcagcaaagtGCTGGTGCCCGAATGAAAGAGGGAAGGAAGGCACAGCAACCCTCTATTGATGACAAGTACACTCAGTGGAAGTCTTTGGTTCCTGTTCTTTATGACTGGCTAGCCAATCACAACCTCGTCTGGCCATCTCTCTCTTGCCG GTGGGGCCCGCAGCTTGAGCAAGCTACTTACAAGAATCGCCAGCGCCTCTATCTCTCCGAGCAG ACTGATGGTAGTGTTCCAAATACTTTGGTCATTGCAAATTGTGATGTTGTCAAGTCTAGAGTTGCTGCTGCGGAACACATATCTCAg TTTAACGAAGAAGCACGCTCTCCATTTGTTAAGAAGTACAAGACCATCATACATCCTGGAGAG GTAAACAGAATCAGAGAACTCCCCCAGAATAGTAAGATAGTGGCTACTCATACTGACAGCCCTGAT GTTCTTATATGGGATGTTGAAGCACAGCCTAACCGACATGCTGTTCTTGGAGCTACAAATTCTCGTCCAGATTtg ATTTTGACTGGACATCAAGACAATGCTGAGTTTGCCCTTGCAATGTGCCCAACTGAACCCTATGTGCTTTCTGGAG GGAAGGACAAGTTGGTAGTTTTGTGGAGTATCCAGGACCATATAACATCATCTGCCTCTGATCCAGCCACTAAGTCTCCAGGATCTGGTGGATCAATCATTAAAAAGACTGGGGATGGCAGTGATAAAGCCACTGATGGCCCTTCTGTTGGACCACGAGGTATCTACCAAGGGCATGAGGATACAGTTGAAGACGTGGCATTCTGTCCATCCAG TGCGCAGGAGTTTTGTAGTGTAGGAGATGATTCTTGCCTTATATTATGGGATGCTAGAGCTGGTACTAGCCCAGCTATAAAG GTTGAAAGGGCACATAATGCTGATCTTCACTGTGTTGATTGGAATCCTCAAGATGATAATCTCATTTTAACTGG GTCTGCAGATACTTCTGTTTGCATGTTTGATCGAAGGAATCTCACTTCTAATGGAGTTGGTTTGCCTGTCTATAAATTTGAGGGTCACAAAGCTGCTGTTCTCTGTGTACAG tggtcTCCAGATAAGGCATCTGTTTTTGGGAGTTCTGCGGAGGATGGTCTCTTAAATATTTGGGATTATGAGAAG GTTGGCAAAAAGACAGAGCGTCCGACTAGAGCTCCAAGTTCTCCTGCAGGATTGTTTTTCCAGCATGCTGGGCACAG GGATAAAGTTGTTGATTTCCATTGGAATGCATCTGATCCTTGGACGGTGGTTAGTGTCTCTGATGACTGTGATACCACTGGCGGGGGAGGGACACTGCAG ATATGGCGCATGAGTGATTTGATCTACAGGCCAGAAGATGAGGTTTTGGCAGAGCTTGAGAAGTTCAAGTCACATGTGGTTTCCTGTGCTTCGAAGCCTTGA